In Rutidosis leptorrhynchoides isolate AG116_Rl617_1_P2 unplaced genomic scaffold, CSIRO_AGI_Rlap_v1 contig291, whole genome shotgun sequence, the following are encoded in one genomic region:
- the LOC139882621 gene encoding uncharacterized protein — MSLMTGVFKNKYFKHEHFLEAQVGKNSSDIWRSLCEVRKVLMAGSHWRIGNGHQIRIFRDCWVKNLPDGLILGSASDLMSNHPVNSLIDWRLARLNEDMLRARFPSHIVSAIRSMPLANIHHLDQLIWKHNQNGEYTVKTAIINYSDEVSSHLLWIWKNRDQVIFDDVCDRASCCVYDVERWLLEFSCLQQVHVVSRVNLPVQLPARWARPQPGILKLNFDAAFMYGSCANSYGFAVRNSLGVVVHAEGGPIGLTEDAFHAETVAAWRAIRWATAMQVSKVEIEGDCKLLIDELIS, encoded by the exons ATGTCTTTGATGACTGGTGTTTTTAAAAACAAGTATTTCAAGCATGAGCATTTTCTTGAAGCGCAAGTTGGGAAGAATTCGTCTGATATATGGAGAAGTTTATGTGAAGTCAGGAAAGTTCTTATGGCTGGAAGTCACTGGCGGATAGGAAATGGTCATCAGATTCGAATTTTTCGTGATTGTTGGGTCAAAAATTTACCTGACGGTTTAATCCTAGGCTCTGCATCTGATTTGATGTCTAATCATCCCGTTAATTCATTGATTGATTGGCGACTTGCTCGCTTGAATGAGGACATGCTTCGTGCCCGTTTTCCATCTCACATTGTTTCAGCGATCCGGAGCATGCCACTTGCAAATATTCATCATTTAGACCAACTGATTTGGAAGCACAATCAGAATGGAGAATATACAGTGAAAACAGCTATCAT AAACTATTCTGATGAAGTTTCTAGTCACCTGCTATGGATTTGGAAAAATCGTGATCAAGTGATATTTGATGATGTTTGTGATCGAGCCTCATGTTGTGTGTATGATGTGGAGCGTTGGCTACTGGAATTTAGTTGCTTGCAGCAGGTCCATGTTGTTTCCAGAGTCAATCTTCCTGTTCAGCTTCCGGCTCGATGGGCTCGACCTCAACCTGGAatcctcaagttgaattttgacgCGGCTTTCATGTATGGTTCTTGTGCCAACAGCTATGGGTTTGCAGTAAGAAATTCTTTGGGAGTAGTTGTGCACGCTGAAGGAGGTCCAATTGGGTTAACTGAGGATGCATTTCATGCCGAAACAGTTGCTGCGTGGCGGGCGATTCGTTGGGCTACAGCGATGCAGGTATCTAAAGTTGAGATTGAAGGAGATTGTAAGTTACTGATTGATGAGCTGATTTCTTAA